A window of the Fibrobacter sp. UWH4 genome harbors these coding sequences:
- a CDS encoding radical SAM protein codes for MKVNEIFKSIEGEGLRTGLAAVFVRLHGCNLRCSYCDTMYAVEGDDYRQMSVDEVVAAVESYRAECGVDAVTLTGGEPMLHAEVDDLLRALSEKGFLVNVETNGTVPCKWRFPGLFYTMDWKCESSGMSAKMRMENLETLGAEDVLKFVVGCVEDLDETARVVGELHQRKTHGCVVGQTLNTMPYIFVSPVFGKLEYEKIVEWMLSEKVMVQNNARFQVQLHKVIWDPDMRGV; via the coding sequence ATGAAGGTCAATGAAATTTTCAAGAGCATCGAAGGCGAAGGGCTGAGAACGGGCCTTGCCGCTGTGTTTGTCAGGCTTCACGGCTGCAATTTGCGTTGCAGTTATTGCGACACGATGTATGCTGTTGAAGGTGATGATTATAGACAAATGAGTGTAGACGAGGTGGTCGCAGCAGTAGAATCCTATCGCGCCGAGTGTGGCGTAGATGCCGTGACGCTCACCGGTGGCGAACCGATGCTGCACGCAGAAGTCGATGACTTGCTGCGAGCCTTGAGCGAAAAGGGGTTCCTGGTCAATGTGGAAACCAATGGAACCGTGCCGTGCAAGTGGCGTTTTCCGGGGCTGTTTTACACAATGGACTGGAAATGCGAAAGTAGCGGAATGTCCGCTAAGATGCGCATGGAAAATCTTGAAACGCTCGGAGCCGAAGATGTGCTTAAGTTTGTTGTCGGCTGCGTAGAAGACCTCGACGAAACCGCTAGGGTGGTGGGCGAACTGCACCAACGCAAGACCCATGGCTGTGTGGTCGGACAAACGTTGAATACGATGCCGTACATTTTTGTCTCACCGGTTTTTGGCAAACTGGAATATGAAAAAATTGTAGAGTGGATGCTTTCTGAAAAGGTGATGGTTCAGAATAACGCCCGCTTTCAGGTGCAACTACACAAGGTCATTTGGGATCCCGACATGCGCGGGGTGTAA
- a CDS encoding biopolymer transporter ExbD codes for MAKRTRRIRPDMTPLIDCVFLLLVFFLVTSVFKQDESVLKLILPETQTETKRDTPEGLYIELSETELAFNGQRGTPDELREKAATVQNKKSPVAIKIDKGTTYERIAVILDILQVQKLYNIQLINEMESAE; via the coding sequence ATGGCCAAGCGCACCCGCCGAATCCGCCCCGACATGACGCCGCTGATTGACTGCGTCTTCTTGCTGCTCGTATTCTTCTTGGTAACCTCCGTCTTTAAGCAAGACGAATCGGTGCTCAAGCTGATTCTGCCCGAAACTCAGACCGAAACCAAGCGCGACACGCCCGAGGGCCTGTACATTGAACTTTCCGAGACGGAACTCGCATTTAACGGCCAGCGCGGAACCCCCGACGAACTCCGCGAAAAGGCGGCAACGGTGCAGAACAAGAAATCCCCTGTCGCCATCAAGATCGACAAGGGGACGACTTACGAACGCATCGCCGTTATCCTCGATATTTTACAGGTGCAAAAACTGTACAATATCCAGCTGATTAACGAAATGGAAAGCGCGGAATAA
- the queD gene encoding 6-carboxytetrahydropterin synthase QueD, with translation MYRVIKRMEISGAHRLNLPYESKCSGLHGHNWIITVYCQSETLDENGMVVDFSHIKEIVKGKLDHKFLNDVMDANPTAENMARWICEQVPHCYKVQIQESEGNLVEYEV, from the coding sequence ATGTACAGAGTCATCAAGCGAATGGAAATTTCGGGTGCGCACCGGCTGAACCTCCCGTACGAAAGTAAGTGTAGCGGTCTTCATGGCCACAACTGGATTATCACGGTGTACTGCCAAAGTGAAACTCTCGACGAAAACGGCATGGTGGTCGATTTCTCGCACATCAAAGAAATCGTGAAGGGCAAGCTTGACCACAAGTTCCTGAACGATGTGATGGATGCAAATCCGACTGCCGAAAACATGGCCCGCTGGATTTGCGAGCAGGTCCCGCACTGCTACAAGGTGCAGATTCAAGAAAGCGAAGGCAACCTGGTGGAATACGAAGTTTAG
- a CDS encoding nickel/cobalt transporter has product MKKSIVILLVFLLAVAASAAVKKKRFDMGGGDTPTAAETTVESVAPAESASVETAVPMPVTSEIVAKPAAKSVAEPGKTVANSRSLYTVIADEQKVLREKLTAAISAMKSGDWDAIWKFLAICLVYGMLHALGPGHGKSIVVGYFIARRGRWRQGVALGAGITVTHTMSAVLLLLILYAIFKATVFNAFETGRIGIERASYALIMLTGVLLVALAIRDVIKSHKGCGCCARIDSAEEAAQDGACVESGSGIALPPIARWREILGVAAVTGIVPCPAVALIVLFCLLNSMVALSLLGALVICIGMTITNVAFGIAAVAFRKGIDKGSAHTRIATKIYTVATLAGGVIIFISGLLLFTNQFAGRV; this is encoded by the coding sequence ATGAAAAAGTCTATTGTAATTTTGCTTGTATTTTTGCTTGCGGTGGCGGCTTCGGCGGCTGTCAAGAAGAAACGTTTTGACATGGGTGGGGGAGATACTCCGACTGCTGCGGAAACGACGGTCGAATCGGTTGCTCCTGCGGAAAGTGCCTCTGTCGAGACGGCTGTGCCTATGCCTGTTACATCGGAGATTGTCGCGAAACCTGCTGCGAAATCAGTGGCTGAGCCTGGAAAAACAGTGGCAAATTCGCGGTCTTTGTATACGGTGATTGCGGACGAGCAGAAGGTGCTTCGCGAAAAGTTGACGGCGGCGATTTCGGCGATGAAGAGCGGTGATTGGGATGCCATCTGGAAGTTTCTCGCGATTTGCCTTGTGTACGGTATGTTGCATGCGCTTGGCCCCGGACATGGCAAGTCGATTGTGGTAGGTTACTTTATAGCGCGTCGGGGTCGCTGGCGGCAGGGTGTGGCGCTTGGTGCGGGCATTACCGTAACGCACACCATGAGTGCGGTTCTCTTGCTGCTTATTTTGTACGCGATTTTCAAGGCGACTGTGTTTAACGCGTTCGAGACGGGCCGTATCGGCATTGAACGGGCGAGTTATGCGCTGATTATGCTTACGGGAGTGCTGCTCGTGGCGCTTGCGATTCGCGATGTGATTAAGTCGCATAAGGGCTGTGGATGTTGTGCTCGGATTGATTCCGCGGAAGAGGCCGCGCAAGATGGTGCGTGCGTGGAATCTGGCTCTGGAATTGCGCTTCCGCCGATTGCCCGCTGGCGTGAAATCTTGGGCGTTGCCGCCGTTACGGGAATCGTACCTTGCCCGGCTGTGGCGTTGATTGTGCTCTTCTGCCTGCTGAATTCCATGGTGGCGCTTTCGCTCTTGGGGGCGCTTGTCATTTGCATCGGCATGACGATTACGAATGTGGCTTTTGGCATTGCTGCTGTTGCCTTCCGCAAGGGGATTGACAAGGGGAGTGCCCACACGCGTATCGCGACAAAAATATACACCGTCGCGACTCTCGCAGGCGGTGTTATAATCTTTATTTCGGGGCTGTTGTTGTTTACGAACCAGTTCGCGGGCCGCGTGTAG